The window atgctcacccagtcttttctttattccctttacgattgtccgattcgtgacttcggtcataccattggattgtgggtaatatacggaggcgaatctgttcagaatgcccaatttttcacagaaagctttgaactcaCCACAATTGAATTGCATTCCATTATCAATGATGATCGTGTGTGGAACTCCGTATCTTCCCACaatattatctttgacgaactccaccattcgttcagcattgatggaagagacagcttcagcctctacccatttagtgaAATGGTCTACTACTACCACCATGTACTTCCTCTgtctacgagtaggaggaaatggtccaacaatgtcaattccccagacagcaaagggtcgaccttcaatgatgggcctctggagatgtttggcggtatgagattcatttgcatgaatctgacaactatggcaggattccaccagtttctgtgcatcaagttccgctgtgggccaataaaatcctgctaacctagacttcttcaagatggaagcggatgcctcatgggctccacatgctCCTTCGTGCAACTCCTTGAGAACCTGCTGTCCCTCTTCCggcaaaatgcattttaaccaagggtggctaaaagattttctgtagaggcaatcatttattatggagaaataggccgctttCCTGACTATCCGCCGAGCTTCTTCCTTGTCTGTAGGTAGTGCTCCATCTAACAGATACTGGCGGATTGCCGACCTCCAATCACTTTCTACTgtcgtgagtagggatacttcctctgaggTGAAGGCAGGAGCTGCTTTAACTTCGAATGGACATTGTGGATCTGCCCAGTTCTCgttgctggaagccattttagctagatgATCCGCTTCAGTGTTTGGTCCGCGAGGCACATGGATCaattcccatttagtttctttggcttcaaggtgatccagcaattttttaacttcagcaacgtatttggccaaaacatcatcctttacctcataatttttgattacttggttgaccatcaacttggagtcactatagatcaccatccgctcgggagtgatttctttcagcaggcgcagtcccaatattaaggcctcgtaCTCCGCTGCATTGTTGGTTACAATAAAATCCAATTTTGTTGCGTACCGtagttttatatattggggacccGTGATTACGATGCCTATACCAGCTCCTTCTGCCAAGGAGGCTCCATCtgtatacatcgtccattcctcgacttgagatttagggagattcatCCCTTCCTCAGTGAATTCGTTCACAAAGTCTGTCAATACTTGACTCTTTAAGGCTGACCTGCTCTCGTATCGTACATCAAATtctccaaggcggattgcccactccatcaatctccctgaagtttTCGGCTTTTGCAGAACTATGACAGTATGAGCCTGGAAGtaaggcctaaggcggattgctgtggtgacaacggccaacgccattttatcaagcttggaatatctggtttcagcatcctttaatactttgcttacataatagattggatattgctggccatcctcttcccttatcatgaccgtgcaaataGCTTTATCTATaaccgagacatacatgtaaagattctcacctttcaagggtcGGCTCATCAAGGGCGGttctgtgagaaaccgtttgattcccTCGAAGGCTTTTTCGCAATCCTCATTCCATtcaaacgccttttgcttcttgatcacctcataaaagggctgacatctatGGGCCgaacatgagataaacctgcccaaggctacgatccgcccgttaagACGTTGCATTTCCCTGATATTCCGTGGCGCTTGCATCTCCAGAACGGCCTTgatcttgtcaggatttgggctcactcctttctggctaatcatgaatcctaagAACTTTCCATACGTTGCACCAAAAGTACATTTTTCCGGGTTCAGTTTGATGTTGTGACatcggagtacgcccagtacctcccttacatcatctgcatgcttttccacagtggtactcttgatgatcatatcatctacatagacagagtagttatcacctttgctttccgcgaatattttattcatcatccgttgataggttgcacctgcattcttaagcccaaagggcatgaccttgaagcaataagtggcttggtgagtcacgaacgaagttttgattctatctgaaggctccattgggatttggtgataactcgactttacgTCAGTGAAagagtacatggcgtgtcctgcggttccatctacgaggatGTCATTACACGGCAAatggtagttgtctttgggacaagctttgttgagatctgtaaagttaatacacatgcggtatgatccacccgctttcttgactagaaccacattcgctagccattgtgtataaagtacctcttcgatggcatccgcccgctggagcttggtgatttcttcttctaccaccttctgcctttcaagaCCATGGTTTCTTCATTTTTGGGCTACCGGAACCGCGTctctgtcgatgttgagtttgtgagtgatcacatctggacgaatcccggggaggatctcatctttccatgcaaagacgtcttctgcctcatggagaaccttggtgattgcttctttaatttctcccttgagccctttagccattcgtacctgtttttcatctgccatgaggtacatctctgtttcgcccaaggccattgtgacgagttcttcctcctcctcgtcTTTAGACTAGGGGCGGATCATTAAAGctgccgaatacgtctcctgagctaccttttggcttcctctgatcattacacctcccttggccgtggggatataaagagttaagtggcgtatggagataagggcggctgcttcggagataaagggtcgcccaaggataatattgtaagctaactggccGTCCAGGATAGAAAATTCCATATCGCCTTTCCAGACTTGATCTTCATCTGTTAACTCACAATCTAGTGTTacctggccttttgtttggatggtATGTCATGTCACTCCCAGGATGTCCACTacggtggtttccacttggattgggtcgaccataagcttggcaaatgctcctcttgtgatgacattgcatgaactcccggtatcgatcatcactcttttcatcttccagccttccaccatcatagtaatgaccaaggcatccgcatgaggagagatctctgggccaacatctgcaaaagggcgattaagtgatgccttgtcaagagcagtggttcttgcctttttcagtacaggttggtacccaggtccgcctgctatgacattaatggtcccttttcctttcttcttcggatcatctctggatctatcaccatctcccttcttgccatcattttggacgaaccggtCCAATTTTCCTCTCTCGATGAGACGTTCTATTTCTCtggctaactcccaacatgcgtctatgtcatggccatttttcctgtgatatttgcaataatttttgggatttttcccagTGTTAGTGTACtctcccccttttggttcggggtatgaaatgctccgtttgtgctggTTGTTCTCTAaccacattagcacttcgcttttagaggcattAGGAGGCGTGAAGGAcgtgacaaatgccgatttgttcttagagccccTCCGCCGGTTTCTggaggaggaatcctggtgCTTGTCTTTTTCCCTATCTCggtggcgagattcgcctttgtcctttCGAGGCGGAGATAGTGATTCTCGGCGAATGTCGtctacctccataaagtccttgcatCTTTCGATTAATTCTGCCATATCTCGGGGCTTTTTTCGAATTAAATCTTCTTGCAAGCTTTTACATGTGGTGTTTTTTGCTAGAGCTTCCGtcgccatggagacatccacatcgacaattcgtatgcacaatttgttgaaattgtctacatactctcgaaggggttcgttcgccttctgcttCAATTCGAAAAGCTTTCGTGATTTGACCACTAGAGGaatacatccggcgaatttCGCACAAAACTCCCGACTCAATTGATCCCAGCTATCAATAGAtcctggaggtaaagattggaaccaatcataagcgggacctcctaaagtggtgataaacatccggcaTAAGACCGCCTCACTAGCacggttaaggctgagcaacatCCGGTACTTTCTTGCATGGGCCTCCGGGTTGTCCGCACCTATGTAAAGGGgtatattaggtattttaaaatgcccctccgtttcctcagcttcgatccacgctgtaaaaggcgaatcacgattggcgaacggattatgTCGGGCATCCTCTTCATTaatgcggagcaccgcagctctaactcgatcatcaaaattctctgGACCCGCCCTGGGGCGTCCTCGTCGTGGCGATCGACTCGGAGGTCTCCTACggggagatctacttggagaagatgaagagctggaACCAGATGACGGATCTGATGGTGAACGTCCACCTCCACCACCGTGTCCGCCTCCGCCTTGACCTCCATCTCCTTGTCCGCCACCACCTTGGCCTCCATCACCTTGGCCGTTATTGCCTCCGTGGTCTCCTAAAGGAGGGTGTCTATCCTCTCCTTGGTGTGGCGGTGGTCTAGCTGAACGTGGCATCTCTACTGGCCTCTTACTTTGTCTatgaccagtagatgggggtgatctaccccTACGGGTGGATTTTGGTCTCCTGGGCGAAGGTGATCTCGACCGCCTATTTTTCTCTTTTCGACGCTTTTTGTGTCTTCGACCTTCCGATCCGCCCTCAGGGAGACTCGACCGCGGGCGGCTTGgattaactgatccgcccagattCATCCTTTGACTTCCACCTGCTTCATCAGAAAATAATTGTCGATTGAGTGGCGGGTTAATACCAGCTACGGTAGTAGTCACCATGGAATCCGTGGGTTGAGCTTGGAAGAACGAAGAATCATGGGCGCCGGATCCAACAATGGCTTGTTGCCATTGAGATGACGTAGGGTTGGTGTGCCGAAGCTCTGGTACTATCATGAACGACCTTAGGCGTCTCTCCATATCAGGACCAAACGCTCTTCCTATGGCTCCCGCACATGTCTCAACGAATGCATCTGGCGACAGACTCCTTCCGTCCTGAGTTGCCGGAGTGCTCCCATCAACGCGCCCAGCGCTTGATTCTGTTCTCCATTTGTCATATCTTTTCTAATGTGAAtggaaaccctttatttgattaaggggtccacgttcaccgcaccaattgatgactcgTAGAGAATTTCCGATGAacttccgtctctgtgggggcgtcgttgggttcgacggagggaagctccgatgccaaagtcagtaaggaagaacaagagagccaactgaattgacaaagggtaagtgaatgtgtaccttgatagcctgagacataggctatatatagtcatgaagttgtaacttccagtaactagaaagtctccattaatgtcccattaatggcggttacaagttacctttaagttggcggttagctaattgatagctcattaatggacTTTATGGccggatcggcccagccgttcttaatggcggattgagtgtttttggagattcgcctcacaggttcgcccgCATGAGTCATTggtgatccgcccgtcggatctctttgtTTCAATACGCCGTGGTATTCTCGCATCAGGTGACCAACACGTGGCATTCTTAGgcaaatatctcttttgatctttgggataatatcacaatgttatcgcATACTTAACtaatttattttgttgaaattcatataaaaaaaactaatttatttagttattaaatttttatttggcACTTGATAAAATATAGGTGGCATGTGCTTGAGTCCAAGATTAGTGTCAGCTTAACATTCTGGCTGCTGACTTTGGTTTTTCTTGTAAACAAATGTAAACCatatattccttttttttttccatttcacAGGTGAAGTAAGAGAGTGATATCAGATTGAAAATTTCTAATTTCTCAGCTTTCTTGGTTAAACAATGTCACGTCAATCCAACTATTGTTGTAGAACGGAGCTGAGAAGCAGAAGTTCTCAATGAAATTATTGTCCGATATGAATAACGCAACGCAGTGCaccaatatatattaaaatccGAAGTATTAACAATGACAAATCAGTTGAAACTGGTAAAATTTGttcaaaattaatagaaattttTAGAAGTTAATGCATATAGTTTACAATAGAAAGAATACTAGTACTCTATATTTTGAGATTTCACAAGGGAGTTTCCTTTTTCCCCAATCAAAACATTAAAaccaaataaataaacaagaagAAATCTGCAAATCAATCACTACCTATCTAGTCTGAGCTTGAGGAGGGGAACTAGAAAAAGACAACAAATTCGTCCCCCCATTTTCAGTAAAAGAATAACAACTATAACTATTCATATCATCAAAAGAAGATGAATTCACAAATTCATCAAACCCCTCAATCCCACTACTTCTACTTCCAATTCCACCATGTGGCGGCAACACATTGTCCGGCACTCTAATCTCACCATCCAAATATCTCATCACTTGCCTAATCAACGGCCTAGCCACCGCCACGTCATTCGAACACATAATCCCCAATTTTATCAccattttcatctctttctcattATAATCCCCATTTAACTTCTTATCCACAACATCAACCCATTTCCCCTCCCTATACATGTCCCATACCCAATCCACAAGCACCATTTCCTCCGGCAACGCCTTTCCCTCCACCGGTCGCCGACCACAAGCCACTTCTAACAACAATGCCCCATACGCATACACATCTGAGCTGGTCGTTGCTTTTCCGGTTCTCGGTAATTCCGGTGCTAGATATCCCAATGTCCCCACGACCCGAGTTGTACCCGGGTTTGACCCGTGTTCGTATAATCTTGCTAACCCGAAGTCGCCGAGTCTCCCGGTTAATTCACTGTCGAGTAATACATTACTCGCTTTCACATCTCTGTGGATCACCACTTGTTCGTAGCCTTCGTGTAAGTATAAAAGACCTGAAGCTACGTCTTTTATAATCTTAAACCTTTGTTCCCAATTTAGGACATGTTTGGGTTCATCAAATAGGAATCTGTCTAAACTTCCGTTGCACATGTAGTCATAAACGAGGAGAAAGTCGTCTTTTTTTCTACACCAACCTAGTAATTGAACTAGATTTCTATGGCGGAGTTTGCCTACACTTGAGATTTCTGATACGAATTCACGCAGGCCTTGATTTGAATCATTTGAAATCCGTTTAACTGCTATTTCAATTTTTGAATCGGGGGTGGAAAGTGTACCTTTGAAGACTTGTCCGAAACCGCCTTGTCCGAGTATCTCTTTGTCGCTGAAACCTTTTGTTGCTTGCTTGAGCTCTTTATATGAGAATCGATGAGGACCCATTTCGAGCTCCCaagcttctattgtttctgcGTTTCTGATTTTTCTGATTAGGTAAAAAATTGCAAATGATAGCACAAGAACTGCCAGACAAACTGATGAAATGATTACTCCTATTGTTGAATTTGGGTGTTTCTTCTTTGAATTTGAAGGAATTGAAGGTAGAGAGGAAAGATCTAAATCTTTTGATTCCCCGTTTAATTTAAAGCTCCATCCCAATATATAATGCGAGCTAGCTAGCAAACCTGTGGAAGCCGAAAACCCAACATACATCTGTTCTTGAAAAACTGGGGAGAGATCTATAGGAAATGATAAAATTGGGGATTTGGGTTTTTTGTTAACAGGTGAAATTGTGACATTAAGAACATTTTGGATTGAATCATAGTCGATCCAAACCAAAATTGGTTTTCCACTTTTGAGATTTAGATCCTGCTTTGAAGAATTTGAAGTAGAAGAATCATTGGTGTAATATGCTGCAGGAGCAGATGCGTTAGACTTCAAGCTGTTGATGTCGATTCCGACATGGTTATCATCAATATCTCCGAACTCAAAGTCTCGAACGGTGTCGAATTCGACGGCGAGGAGATGATTAGTGAAATTACCTACATCAGTTGCATTGAGAAGACCAAGATACTGACTTGGAAGAGCTTGGAGATGTTTTGAGGCTGAGATTGTGAAAGCTAAGCCATGGCCGCCGAGCTTTGGGTATTCGGGGACGATGGCTAGAGCGAAGGAagttgagaaagaaaaaaccTTTCCGTCGGTGGAGCTTTTGAATTTGAATGGGGAGGTGTAGAAAGCGTGACCCATTAATCTACTGGTTTCGTTGGTTAAACGGAGAATGCCATTTTTATGGAACTCTGCAACTCCGGTTAAATCGATGGTGGTGTCGACATTTTTAAACCCGGGAAAGAAGAGTTCATTTTGAAGCTGGGAAGAAACATGGATTGAGAAGAAAAGAAGAGCATAGAAAAGCATAAAAAGAAAGGCCATCTGAAGAAAGGATCAATTAAGACATGGATTTTGTTGTTAATTATAAAACAGAAAAAGGTTGTGGAGGGGAAAAAGATATGATTTTTGACTGAGGTGGGTTTCTGAGCAAGAACCTTAAAGCATATCAACTTTAATCACATGGGATTGCAGTAATagttataaatataaagatagGAACTCCgctaaatatttaaaaatatctgCTCTTGCTACTGTTAGTTATTAGCTATGAatagatattagttgattttttcgTAAAAAACGCTTTTTGTCtcctatttatattaaaaaggtAAACGATagttttaaaaattgaaaacaaacggATATTTAATTGGATtcactaaaaataatataaataattaactattagtgatttaattttttttgtaggaacagtaaagaaaaaaacaaaaaacaagaaaaaatctAACCCGTGATTAGTCTAGAGAAactaacccccaccacatcatTCAAAATGAGCGAATACATTTATCATCTATAACAATATTTCTTATATTCACttcttattgattaatttatcataattttttttttttgaaacagaaTTCACTTTATTATAAGCTCGAAAAGAATTGATCCTTACAAAGAGTGTCTGCTAACCAGTTAGGAATAACAGAACAAGAATATAGACTAGCATTGGAACATGCAAGCCGTGCAATGGCATAAGCCGCATTATTCGCTAATCTAGGTGTAAAAACAACacaaaactcaaaaatttgaGAGATTAGACTCTGACATTCCtatcattaaattttttaattgttgttatatttaccaatattGAAAGGAAAGATActcttcaataataaattattaacaaaataaataaattaaggaGGTACTAAGAGATGGAGAGAGAGACTATCTATTAGAGCATCTcgaagagactcttagtgaactctctataaataatataaataattaactcttagtaatttaagagtgactaagatatatatcatctccaacaatactccttatattcactccttatttattattaaagttattatttattgttatattaCCAATAGTGTGCCAATGAGGGTTGGTCCAAGTTAGGGGTGGGTAAAAAACCGGTCAAtccgataaccgaaccgaaaactgATAATCCGAACCGGAAAaagcggttaaccgaaccggtggttttcttaatggttaaaaaaatatatatgtaccggtttcggtttcggtttagggttagagtgttcaaaaaccgcagttaacggttaaccgaaccatttaataaatataattttttttttaaaaatatataggtCATTTGACGACAAAGGCAagacaaatataaatataaatacatagattatactgcttaatataaatacatagattataatatagattaatataaatatataacatagattatactgctttatgttgtaataagtactttgacgaaatattatttacatttctttatgtttttttttggtagaacatttctttatgttttaaatgtaaacttgatggattgttttttagttcggtatttatgtttgaattctaaacttttatatcaattcgtttcgtttgaatttttgaaattatgtgtattttaatattgtttaaaaatttaggtttgggtaaaaatttaaccgttgattttttattaactagtgagaattggttaaaaaccgttaaccgaaaaacctaaccgaaattaatggttaaccggttgatggttaaccgattgatatggatcggtttcggtttggatggttaaaaacccgttgataacggttcggttaatttttttgcctaatggaccggttaaccgaaccgtgcccacccctagTCCGAGTGGTAAGGCGTTGAACCTCTGCTTGAAAGGTTTGAGGTtaggtgatctgtaaattccactgtaaaccCTAATCGAGATTTGTGGTTTGCCCTGACTTTGAgagtgggtagacctacccttacctaaactttttgtctaccaaaaaaaaaatattaccaatagtgtgaggagagagacttaCTCATaacaaattattaataaaatatgaagttaggaggcactaagaACATCTCCAAAGGCACTAAGAACATCTCCAACACTAACTAGCCATTTTACtttctaaaataatataaaatattagtttagCCAAATTTAGCTAGTGAAAATGGCTAGCTATTTATTTTAGAGAGCTATGTCACCTTGTTGGAGTACTCCCTTTCTAAATGGCTAGCCAAATTTGACAATTTAGAGAGTCATGTCAccctattggagatgctctaagaggtggagagaggctctctattaatagagaggatgaggagactcttagtaatttgaggagccactaagaggctgttggagctgattttttattctccctcctcaaattttaacttaagagccaatttaagaggctgttggagatgttTTTAATAGAGAAGATGTAGAGGCTCTTAATGATTTGAGGAGGCACTAAGAGACTGTTggatctaatttttttattctcCTTCCTCAAATTTTAAATTAAGAACCAACTTAAAAGGATGTTGGAGATGCTTTAAGGGTCTCAAGTCGCTTAAATTAGATGTCGACTTTAAATTCTAACGTACGCATGAAATTTTATTAGAGAGACTCataaatgatttaattttttaacgattttttaatatttagagTCTGATTCGTTGGACCATTAACTAATAATCGTTTGATATTACACTTAATGGGTTAGgcaatgcttactttgtttttgacaaagtaagccttactttgttttttccaccattggatggtgatgaactttgacaaagtaagctaatccaatggtggaaaaaaataaagtaaagcttactttgtcaaaaacaaagtaagcatagaaagCACTTAcacttaattatttattattagcaaattaattattaatttctaataaaattatgattaactGTTATtgttagagggtgtttgttttagcaTTTCACAAGAACATTTAACGATTTTACATCAAACCGCAGTGGTTAGCGGTTTCGGAGCAAACATGAGCGGTTCACGAAAAGCTCCAACTTGGAGCTTTTTATGAAACGTTGTTTTTAGCTGTTTAGCTTTTGACAAAATTACcacaattttcatttttatttactttgggtattcttaacaaaaaaaaaatcaatggtcACCTATTACTAATAACCTGACATATAGAATTCTTTTTTTTCACCCCAATGAATTATACATTTGACTTTGATAAAATATACCATGgttttatcaaatttgaaagCAGTGTTTGGTTTCATTATAGTTACATTGAAAAAAAGATGAGATTTTCCCAGGATGGTTCCAAAAATGCCACATCTATTATTTAGATTACTTTTTATCAATATTTGTACAACATGTTTATtcgtattattattttatattgatAAATAATGGGTATTTTCATCTTTTCATATATTAACAGCAACAACTCTTTGTAAATTTATCAAACACTAATTACCAATTAGCTAACAGCAAATAGCTACTAGCTAACTGCAATTAGCTTACTACAACTGTTAACTGCAATAGCTAACAGCAATAGCTGAACTAAACTG is drawn from Euphorbia lathyris chromosome 9, ddEupLath1.1, whole genome shotgun sequence and contains these coding sequences:
- the LOC136206902 gene encoding L-type lectin-domain containing receptor kinase S.4-like; translation: MAFLFMLFYALLFFSIHVSSQLQNELFFPGFKNVDTTIDLTGVAEFHKNGILRLTNETSRLMGHAFYTSPFKFKSSTDGKVFSFSTSFALAIVPEYPKLGGHGLAFTISASKHLQALPSQYLGLLNATDVGNFTNHLLAVEFDTVRDFEFGDIDDNHVGIDINSLKSNASAPAAYYTNDSSTSNSSKQDLNLKSGKPILVWIDYDSIQNVLNVTISPVNKKPKSPILSFPIDLSPVFQEQMYVGFSASTGLLASSHYILGWSFKLNGESKDLDLSSLPSIPSNSKKKHPNSTIGVIISSVCLAVLVLSFAIFYLIRKIRNAETIEAWELEMGPHRFSYKELKQATKGFSDKEILGQGGFGQVFKGTLSTPDSKIEIAVKRISNDSNQGLREFVSEISSVGKLRHRNLVQLLGWCRKKDDFLLVYDYMCNGSLDRFLFDEPKHVLNWEQRFKIIKDVASGLLYLHEGYEQVVIHRDVKASNVLLDSELTGRLGDFGLARLYEHGSNPGTTRVVGTLGYLAPELPRTGKATTSSDVYAYGALLLEVACGRRPVEGKALPEEMVLVDWVWDMYREGKWVDVVDKKLNGDYNEKEMKMVIKLGIMCSNDVAVARPLIRQVMRYLDGEIRVPDNVLPPHGGIGSRSSGIEGFDEFVNSSSFDDMNSYSCYSFTENGGTNLLSFSSSPPQAQTR